One Streptomyces sp. ML-6 genomic region harbors:
- a CDS encoding endonuclease/exonuclease/phosphatase family protein has product MPAASSRTTAVSAVVTAALAAGLLTGAATTSASASTTADAPVRIHDIQGSTRISPLAGRQVDGVAGIVTGVRTYGSKGFWFQDPQADADPATSEGIFVYTGSAPTVAVGDAVTVSGTVTEYVPGGLDSGNQSLTQISKPTVTVVSSGSALPAPVRITSRSVPSRYTPEGDPAAGGSINALPLRPSRYALDHYESLEGMNVEVGTSRVVGATDAHAELWVTVKPHENDARRGGTVYGSYTSQNTGRLQIQSLVPLAQQPFPKANVGDVLSGTTEGPLDFSQYGGYTLTARTMGTVVDRELRRETTRKQRDGELAVATYNVENLDPGDPQEKFDALAAAVVDNLASPDILALEEIQDNNGPKDDGTVAADRTVEKFIDAIRAAGGPAYDWRSIDPEDKKDGGEPGGNIRQVFLFNPERVSFTDRAGGDATSATEVVRERGRAALTVSPGRIDPANPAWESSRKPLVGEFAFRGRPVFVVANHFASKGGDESIFSQHQPPTRSSEVQRHAQAETVNTFVKKLLNAQKNADVLVVGDINDFEFSGTTKALTAGNVLYPAIKSLPRSERYSYVYQGNSQVLDQILTSPSIRGFHYDSVHINAEFADQNSDHDPQVIRFRP; this is encoded by the coding sequence ATGCCTGCCGCATCGTCCAGAACGACCGCCGTCTCCGCCGTAGTCACCGCCGCGCTCGCCGCCGGCCTGCTCACCGGCGCCGCCACCACCTCCGCGTCCGCCTCCACGACCGCCGACGCCCCGGTCCGCATCCACGACATCCAGGGCTCCACCCGGATATCCCCGCTCGCCGGCCGGCAGGTCGACGGGGTCGCGGGCATCGTCACGGGCGTGCGCACGTACGGCTCGAAGGGCTTCTGGTTCCAGGACCCGCAGGCCGACGCCGACCCCGCCACCAGCGAGGGCATCTTCGTCTACACGGGCTCCGCCCCCACGGTCGCGGTCGGTGACGCGGTCACCGTCTCCGGCACCGTCACCGAGTACGTCCCGGGCGGCCTCGACTCCGGCAACCAGTCGCTCACCCAGATCAGCAAGCCCACCGTCACCGTGGTCTCCTCCGGCAGCGCCCTGCCCGCGCCGGTGCGGATCACCTCGCGTTCGGTCCCCTCCCGGTACACCCCCGAGGGCGACCCGGCGGCGGGCGGCTCCATCAACGCGCTCCCGCTGCGGCCGTCCCGCTACGCCCTGGACCACTACGAGTCCCTCGAAGGCATGAACGTCGAGGTCGGCACCTCGCGGGTGGTCGGCGCCACCGACGCGCACGCCGAGCTGTGGGTGACGGTCAAGCCGCACGAGAACGACGCCCGCCGCGGCGGCACGGTCTACGGCTCGTACACCTCGCAGAACACCGGACGGCTGCAGATCCAGTCGCTGGTGCCGCTCGCCCAGCAGCCCTTCCCGAAGGCGAACGTGGGCGACGTGCTCTCCGGCACGACCGAGGGCCCGCTCGACTTCAGTCAGTACGGCGGCTACACGCTGACCGCCCGCACCATGGGCACGGTCGTCGACCGGGAGCTGCGCCGGGAGACCACCCGCAAGCAGCGCGACGGCGAACTGGCCGTGGCGACGTACAACGTCGAGAACCTCGACCCGGGCGACCCGCAGGAGAAGTTCGACGCGCTCGCCGCGGCGGTCGTCGACAACCTCGCCTCGCCCGACATCCTGGCCCTGGAGGAGATCCAGGACAACAACGGTCCGAAGGACGACGGCACGGTAGCCGCCGACCGGACGGTCGAGAAGTTCATCGACGCGATCAGGGCCGCGGGCGGCCCGGCGTACGACTGGCGTTCCATCGACCCGGAGGACAAGAAGGACGGCGGCGAGCCCGGCGGCAACATCCGCCAGGTGTTCCTCTTCAACCCGGAGCGGGTCTCCTTCACCGACCGCGCCGGCGGCGACGCGACGTCGGCGACCGAGGTCGTGCGCGAGCGGGGCCGCGCGGCCCTCACCGTATCCCCCGGCCGGATCGACCCGGCGAACCCGGCGTGGGAGAGCAGCCGCAAGCCGCTGGTCGGCGAGTTCGCCTTCCGCGGCCGTCCGGTCTTCGTCGTCGCCAACCACTTCGCGTCCAAGGGCGGCGACGAGTCCATCTTCTCGCAGCACCAGCCGCCGACCCGCTCCTCGGAGGTCCAGCGGCACGCGCAGGCCGAAACGGTCAACACCTTCGTCAAGAAGCTGCTGAACGCCCAGAAGAACGCGGACGTCCTGGTCGTCGGCGACATCAACGACTTCGAGTTCTCCGGCACGACGAAGGCGCTGACGGCCGGGAACGTGCTGTACCCGGCGATCAAGTCCCTGCCGCGCTCGGAGCGTTACTCGTACGTCTACCAGGGCAACAGCCAGGTCCTCGACCAGATCCTGACCAGCCCGTCGATCCGCGGCTTCCACTACGACAGCGTGCACATCAACGCCGAGTTCGCCGACCAGAACAGCGACCACGACCCGCAGGTGATCCGCTTCCGCCCGTAG
- a CDS encoding antibiotic biosynthesis monooxygenase, translated as MSVRFESRPDLARNDVGLVKASTWDVGTPERLGATVGAIRRAWAARDWPHPGLLSYTVHAGEDGKTLFHYSQWSDERAYQDFFRHGRDERNAEIDAAVPGIRRLGLHTYEPYRSGTAEGDEREPGCVVIVDVEFDGADPARQRDWVDTVFEALGTDPAPAPGGISAHFHVSTDGTRVLNYAEWENAEAHVAALAAPGDGIGASTPQWERVQSYPGMTGGGVHRYAPALSLRPATGA; from the coding sequence ATGAGTGTGCGATTCGAATCCCGCCCCGATCTTGCCCGCAACGACGTCGGGCTCGTCAAGGCGAGCACCTGGGACGTGGGCACTCCCGAGCGCCTGGGAGCGACGGTCGGGGCGATCCGGCGGGCCTGGGCCGCCCGGGACTGGCCGCACCCGGGGCTGCTCTCGTACACCGTCCACGCGGGTGAGGACGGGAAGACCCTGTTCCACTACAGCCAGTGGAGCGACGAGCGGGCATACCAGGACTTCTTCCGGCACGGCAGGGACGAGCGCAACGCGGAGATCGACGCCGCCGTGCCCGGCATCCGGCGGCTCGGGCTGCACACCTACGAGCCGTACCGGTCCGGAACGGCGGAGGGCGACGAACGGGAACCGGGCTGCGTGGTGATCGTCGACGTCGAGTTCGACGGGGCGGACCCGGCCCGGCAGCGGGACTGGGTGGACACCGTGTTCGAGGCGCTCGGCACCGATCCGGCGCCCGCCCCCGGCGGCATCTCCGCGCACTTCCACGTGAGCACCGACGGGACGCGCGTGCTGAACTACGCCGAATGGGAGAACGCCGAGGCCCACGTGGCCGCGCTGGCCGCGCCCGGTGACGGGATCGGAGCGAGCACACCGCAGTGGGAACGGGTGCAGTCGTACCCGGGGATGACCGGCGGTGGCGTGCACCGCTACGCGCCCGCGCTGAGCCTGCGGCCGGCGACGGGCGCGTAG
- a CDS encoding peptidoglycan bridge formation glycyltransferase FemA/FemB family protein — translation MAPHLRTIDREEHLAFVAGRPAVSHMQVPSWGDVKPDWRTESIGWFERDGAGRERIVGAGLVLYRPIPRVKRYLAYLPEGPVIDWHDGAPERWLEPMLAHLKGRGAFTVRMGPPVVARRWDARTVKDAIADPAAGRLREVRPDEVEPGAAELVDRLRALGWRQGEEESEDGFSAGQPRYVFQVPFAGRSLEDVRSGLNQQWRRNVKKAEKAGVKVVEGGYEDLPAFYELYRETAGRDRFIPRPLGYFQRMWTALRAEDPDRMRLYLAQHEGETLSAATMLTVGNHVWYSYGASTGRRREVQPSNAIQWRMMSDAHERGAAVYDLRGITDTLDEGNHLLGLLRFKVGTGGRAAEYVGEWDFPVNKVLHKAFSLYMARR, via the coding sequence ATGGCGCCGCACCTCAGGACGATCGACCGCGAGGAGCATCTGGCGTTCGTCGCGGGCCGGCCGGCCGTGAGCCACATGCAGGTCCCGTCATGGGGCGACGTGAAGCCCGACTGGCGTACGGAGAGCATCGGCTGGTTCGAGCGGGACGGCGCGGGCCGGGAGCGGATCGTCGGGGCGGGGCTCGTCCTGTACCGGCCGATCCCCCGGGTCAAGCGCTACCTGGCGTACCTGCCGGAGGGGCCCGTCATCGACTGGCACGACGGGGCCCCGGAGCGGTGGCTGGAGCCGATGCTGGCGCATCTGAAGGGGCGGGGCGCGTTCACGGTGCGCATGGGGCCGCCGGTGGTCGCCCGGCGCTGGGACGCCCGGACGGTGAAGGACGCCATCGCCGACCCGGCCGCCGGGCGGCTGCGCGAGGTGCGGCCGGACGAGGTGGAGCCGGGGGCCGCCGAGCTGGTGGACCGGCTGCGCGCGCTGGGCTGGCGGCAGGGCGAGGAGGAGAGCGAGGACGGTTTCAGCGCGGGGCAGCCCCGGTACGTCTTCCAGGTGCCGTTCGCCGGGCGGTCGCTGGAGGACGTCCGCAGCGGCCTGAACCAGCAGTGGCGGCGCAACGTCAAGAAGGCGGAGAAGGCGGGCGTCAAGGTCGTCGAGGGCGGTTACGAGGACCTCCCGGCCTTCTACGAGCTGTACCGCGAGACGGCCGGGCGCGACCGCTTCATCCCCCGCCCGCTCGGCTACTTCCAGCGCATGTGGACCGCGCTGCGGGCCGAGGACCCCGACCGGATGCGGCTGTACCTCGCCCAGCACGAGGGCGAGACGCTCTCCGCCGCGACGATGCTGACCGTGGGGAACCACGTCTGGTACTCCTACGGCGCCTCGACCGGCCGCAGGCGCGAGGTGCAGCCCAGCAACGCGATCCAGTGGCGCATGATGAGCGACGCGCACGAGCGGGGCGCGGCCGTCTACGACCTGCGCGGCATCACCGACACCCTGGACGAGGGCAACCACCTGCTGGGCCTGCTGCGCTTCAAGGTCGGCACCGGCGGCCGGGCCGCCGAGTACGTCGGCGAGTGGGACTTCCCGGTCAACAAGGTGCTCCACAAGGCGTTCTCGCTGTACATGGCGCGCCGCTGA
- a CDS encoding DUF4232 domain-containing protein: MAGVLGLTLSGCAGFLVPAGEGEPEPTPSGSWLVHADKLPTPFPSGTAALPDRPPVRSPTPTGTTSRAGCPSSGVVVDMGEVEAALGHRAVGLTLTNCGSKPYRVHGYPSVRALDEAGDPLPVPVNPGSSYMGTDRGPKEVVLKPGQTVRSLLAWVSTPTGGDLIEGDALEIAPAPGLEGRTFPLEGSDVRLLDELNMTAWRTAPA; the protein is encoded by the coding sequence CTGGCCGGGGTCCTGGGCCTGACGCTCTCCGGCTGCGCCGGGTTCCTCGTGCCCGCGGGCGAGGGCGAGCCGGAACCCACCCCCAGCGGCTCCTGGCTCGTGCACGCCGACAAGCTGCCCACCCCGTTCCCGAGCGGCACCGCCGCCCTCCCCGACCGGCCGCCCGTACGGAGTCCCACGCCCACGGGCACCACCTCCCGGGCCGGCTGCCCCTCCTCCGGCGTCGTCGTGGACATGGGGGAGGTGGAGGCGGCGCTCGGCCACCGGGCCGTCGGACTCACCCTCACCAACTGCGGCAGCAAGCCGTACCGGGTCCACGGCTACCCCTCCGTCCGGGCCCTGGACGAGGCCGGCGACCCGCTGCCCGTCCCGGTGAACCCCGGATCCTCCTACATGGGCACCGACCGCGGACCGAAGGAGGTCGTGCTGAAGCCGGGGCAGACCGTGCGCTCCCTCCTGGCATGGGTCTCCACCCCCACCGGAGGCGACCTCATCGAGGGGGACGCCCTGGAGATCGCGCCGGCGCCCGGCCTGGAGGGGCGTACCTTCCCGCTCGAAGGAAGCGACGTACGGCTGCTCGACGAGCTCAACATGACCGCGTGGCGCACCGCCCCCGCATAG
- the dapA gene encoding 4-hydroxy-tetrahydrodipicolinate synthase, with protein MTATAAPFGRALCAMITPFTADGELDPDAAGKHAAGLVADGCDGLVLSGTTGESPTTTDAEKSALLRAVRAAVGDGVPIVAGVGSADTRHTVDLARQAERAGADGLLVVTPYYSRPPQAAVEAHFRRVADATGLPLMLYDIPGRTGTRIEPETLLRLAEHPRVVAVKDCAYDLLGSTKVIGATSLAYYSGCEELNLPLYAVGAAGYVSTVANVAPRQLRAVLDAFDAGDTAGAARLNLLNAPLAEAMMASGLPGTVTAKALLDAGPVREPLQPAGRGATDGLREVYEELLRATREA; from the coding sequence ATGACAGCAACCGCGGCCCCCTTCGGCCGAGCGCTCTGCGCCATGATCACGCCCTTCACCGCCGACGGCGAGCTGGACCCGGACGCCGCCGGGAAGCACGCCGCCGGTCTGGTCGCCGACGGCTGCGACGGTCTGGTGCTCAGCGGCACCACCGGCGAGTCCCCCACCACCACCGACGCCGAGAAGTCCGCGCTGCTGAGGGCGGTGCGGGCGGCGGTGGGCGACGGGGTGCCGATCGTCGCCGGGGTCGGCTCCGCGGACACCCGGCACACCGTCGACCTCGCCCGGCAGGCCGAACGGGCGGGCGCGGACGGCCTGTTGGTGGTGACCCCGTACTACAGCCGGCCCCCGCAGGCCGCCGTCGAGGCGCACTTCCGGCGCGTCGCCGACGCGACCGGCCTCCCGCTGATGCTGTACGACATCCCCGGCCGCACCGGCACCCGCATCGAGCCGGAGACCCTGCTGCGGCTCGCGGAGCACCCCCGCGTCGTGGCGGTGAAGGACTGCGCCTACGACCTGCTCGGCTCCACGAAGGTGATCGGCGCGACCTCGCTGGCGTACTACTCGGGCTGCGAGGAGCTGAACCTGCCGTTGTACGCGGTGGGCGCGGCCGGCTACGTCAGCACCGTCGCCAATGTGGCGCCCCGTCAGCTGCGGGCGGTCCTGGACGCCTTCGACGCCGGGGACACCGCCGGGGCCGCCCGGCTCAACCTGCTGAACGCCCCGCTCGCCGAGGCGATGATGGCGTCCGGCCTGCCGGGCACGGTCACGGCCAAGGCGCTGCTCGACGCCGGGCCGGTCCGCGAACCGCTGCAGCCCGCCGGGCGCGGGGCGACCGACGGGCTGCGCGAGGTCTACGAGGAACTGCTCCGGGCCACCCGGGAGGCATGA
- the dapD gene encoding 2,3,4,5-tetrahydropyridine-2,6-dicarboxylate N-succinyltransferase yields MTDTTPARTTGAVAAGLATIAGDGSVLDTWFPAPELTTEPGPAGTERLTPDQAVNLLGEGAAKAVGVDARRGVEVVAVRTVIASLDDKPLDAHDAYLRLHLLSHRLVRPHGQNLDGLFGLLSNVAWTSLGPVAVDDLEKVRLNARADGLHLQVTSVDKFPRMTDYVAPKGVRIADADRVRLGAHLSAGTTVMHEGFVNFNAGTLGTSMVEGRISAGVVVGDGSDIGGGASTMGTLSGGGKERIVIGERCLIGAEAGVGIALGDECVVEAGLYVTAGTRVTLPDGQIVKARELSGASNILFRRNSVSGAVEARPNNAVWGGLNDVLHSHN; encoded by the coding sequence ATGACCGACACGACTCCTGCTCGCACCACCGGCGCCGTCGCCGCCGGCCTCGCCACCATCGCCGGCGACGGTTCCGTTCTCGACACCTGGTTCCCCGCCCCCGAACTCACCACGGAGCCCGGCCCGGCCGGAACCGAACGCCTCACCCCCGACCAGGCCGTCAACCTCCTCGGCGAGGGCGCGGCCAAGGCCGTCGGCGTGGACGCCCGCCGCGGTGTCGAGGTCGTCGCCGTCCGTACGGTCATCGCCTCGCTCGACGACAAGCCGCTCGACGCGCACGACGCGTACCTGCGCCTGCACCTGCTCTCGCACCGCCTCGTCCGGCCGCACGGCCAGAACCTGGACGGCCTCTTCGGCCTGCTCTCCAACGTCGCCTGGACCTCGCTCGGCCCGGTCGCCGTGGACGACCTGGAGAAGGTCCGGCTGAACGCCCGCGCCGACGGCCTGCACCTCCAGGTCACCTCGGTCGACAAGTTCCCCCGGATGACGGACTACGTCGCCCCGAAGGGCGTCCGGATCGCCGACGCCGACCGGGTCAGGCTCGGCGCGCACCTCTCCGCCGGCACGACCGTCATGCACGAGGGCTTCGTCAACTTCAACGCGGGCACCCTCGGCACCTCCATGGTCGAGGGCCGGATCTCCGCAGGCGTCGTCGTCGGCGACGGCTCCGACATCGGCGGCGGAGCCTCCACCATGGGCACCCTCTCCGGCGGCGGCAAGGAGCGCATCGTCATCGGCGAGCGCTGCCTGATCGGCGCCGAGGCCGGGGTCGGCATCGCGCTCGGCGACGAGTGCGTCGTCGAGGCCGGGCTGTACGTCACGGCCGGCACCCGCGTCACGCTGCCGGACGGCCAGATCGTCAAGGCCCGCGAGCTCTCCGGCGCCTCGAACATCCTCTTCCGTCGCAACTCGGTCAGCGGCGCCGTCGAGGCCCGCCCGAACAACGCGGTCTGGGGCGGCCTCAACGACGTCCTGCACAGCCACAACTGA
- a CDS encoding winged helix-turn-helix transcriptional regulator, whose amino-acid sequence MPQRTSLADADCAIAQALDVVGDWWTLLIVRDTARGVHRFDALQQELGVSRKVLTERLRLLVDAGVLSREPYQDRPPRYEYRLTPRGRALLPVLIALQDWGDTWVLGEGETMATTAETSKEAARVHALVGTRLPELRLPDHEGEPRDPVAGTPYTVLYLFPGAYARRDAYPPNWAEIPGARGCTLESCTYRDQLAEFAAAGATVRGISTQRPDEQRAFAEAERLRFTLLSDAELELTAALRLPTFRAGGTSRLKRLTLVVDRNRTVLRALYPITDIEASVREALSAVRNGGTPEE is encoded by the coding sequence ATGCCCCAGCGCACCAGCCTGGCCGACGCCGACTGCGCGATCGCCCAGGCACTCGATGTCGTGGGCGACTGGTGGACCCTGCTGATCGTGCGGGACACGGCACGCGGGGTGCACCGTTTCGACGCGCTCCAGCAGGAACTGGGCGTGTCCCGCAAGGTGCTGACCGAGCGGCTGCGGCTGCTGGTCGACGCGGGAGTGCTGTCCCGGGAGCCGTACCAGGACCGGCCTCCCCGGTACGAGTACCGGCTCACCCCGCGCGGCCGCGCGCTGCTGCCCGTACTGATCGCGCTCCAGGACTGGGGCGACACCTGGGTACTGGGAGAAGGAGAGACGATGGCGACGACGGCGGAGACCTCGAAGGAGGCGGCCCGGGTGCACGCCCTGGTGGGCACGCGCCTGCCCGAGCTGCGCCTGCCGGACCACGAGGGGGAGCCGCGCGATCCGGTCGCCGGCACCCCGTACACCGTCCTGTACCTCTTCCCCGGCGCCTACGCCCGCCGGGACGCCTATCCGCCGAACTGGGCCGAGATCCCGGGCGCGCGCGGCTGCACGCTCGAGTCCTGCACCTACCGCGACCAGTTGGCCGAGTTCGCGGCGGCGGGCGCGACCGTGCGCGGGATCTCCACCCAGCGCCCGGACGAGCAGCGGGCCTTCGCGGAGGCGGAGCGGCTGCGCTTCACGCTGTTGTCCGACGCGGAGCTGGAACTGACGGCGGCGCTGCGCCTGCCGACCTTCCGGGCGGGCGGGACGAGCCGGCTGAAGCGGCTGACGCTGGTGGTGGACCGGAACCGGACGGTCCTCCGGGCGCTGTACCCGATCACGGACATCGAGGCGAGCGTGCGGGAGGCGCTGTCGGCCGTCCGGAACGGGGGCACGCCCGAGGAGTGA
- a CDS encoding TetR family transcriptional regulator C-terminal domain-containing protein, with protein sequence MARRYDPGRRDRIIDAAIRVVGAEGIAGLSHRSVAAEADVPLGSTTYHFASLDELLIAALRRSNENFAEVIRGSGALGDPDADLAGELAGLLGEYFSGGRGRAELEYELYLAALRRPALRPVAAEWTDGVAELLSRRTDPATARALVALMDGICLQVLLTGGEYDEAYAREMLGRIVG encoded by the coding sequence ATGGCGCGCCGCTACGACCCCGGGCGGCGCGACCGGATCATCGACGCGGCGATCCGGGTGGTCGGCGCCGAGGGCATCGCGGGGCTCAGCCACCGCTCCGTGGCGGCCGAGGCCGATGTGCCGCTCGGCTCGACGACCTACCACTTCGCCTCGCTGGACGAGCTGTTGATCGCCGCGCTGCGCCGGTCGAACGAGAACTTCGCCGAAGTCATCCGGGGCAGCGGGGCGCTGGGCGACCCGGACGCCGACCTCGCCGGGGAACTGGCCGGACTGCTGGGGGAGTACTTCTCTGGCGGGCGCGGGCGGGCCGAGCTGGAGTACGAGCTGTATCTCGCCGCGCTCCGCCGGCCCGCGCTGCGCCCCGTCGCCGCCGAGTGGACCGACGGCGTCGCCGAACTGCTGTCCCGGCGGACCGACCCGGCCACGGCACGGGCGCTGGTCGCGCTGATGGACGGGATCTGCCTCCAGGTGCTGCTCACCGGCGGGGAGTACGACGAGGCGTACGCGCGGGAGATGCTCGGCAGGATCGTCGGCTGA
- a CDS encoding multidrug efflux SMR transporter, which yields MGYGLLAAAIAAEVAGTTAMKYSEGFTRLWPSVITVAGYLLAFGLLARTLKTLSMGTAYAIWAGIGTAAIAAIGILFMGETGSPVKLAGIALVIAGVVVLNLGGAH from the coding sequence ATGGGATACGGGCTGCTGGCGGCGGCGATCGCGGCGGAGGTGGCCGGCACCACGGCCATGAAGTACAGCGAGGGCTTCACCCGGCTCTGGCCGTCGGTGATCACCGTCGCGGGCTACCTCCTGGCCTTCGGTCTGCTCGCCCGGACGCTGAAGACGCTGTCGATGGGCACCGCCTATGCCATCTGGGCCGGGATCGGCACCGCCGCGATCGCGGCCATCGGCATCCTCTTCATGGGGGAGACCGGCAGTCCGGTCAAGCTGGCGGGCATAGCGCTGGTCATCGCCGGAGTGGTGGTGCTGAATCTGGGCGGGGCCCACTGA
- a CDS encoding metal-sulfur cluster assembly factor: MSENTVTTDESPTIKPASEEEVREALYDVVDPELGIDVVNLGLIYGIHIDDANIATLDMTLTSAACPLTDVIEDQAKSATEGIVNELRINWVWMPPWGPDKITDDGREQLRALGFNV; this comes from the coding sequence ATGAGCGAGAACACGGTGACAACCGACGAGAGCCCGACGATCAAGCCGGCCTCCGAGGAGGAGGTCCGTGAGGCCCTGTACGACGTCGTCGACCCCGAGCTGGGCATCGATGTCGTCAACCTCGGCCTGATCTACGGCATCCACATCGACGACGCCAACATCGCCACCCTCGACATGACGCTGACGTCCGCGGCCTGCCCGCTGACCGACGTCATCGAGGACCAGGCGAAGTCCGCGACCGAGGGCATCGTCAACGAACTGCGGATCAACTGGGTCTGGATGCCGCCGTGGGGCCCGGACAAGATCACGGACGACGGGCGCGAGCAGTTGCGCGCGCTGGGCTTCAACGTCTGA
- the sufU gene encoding Fe-S cluster assembly sulfur transfer protein SufU, whose translation MKLDSMYQEVILDHYKHPHGRGLRDGDAEVHHVNPTCGDEITLRVKYDGETIADVSYEGQGCSISQASASVLNDLLVGKELGEAQKIQETFLELMQSKGQLEPDDAMEEVLEDAVAFAGVSKYPARVKCALLSWMAWKDATAKALSEGKTA comes from the coding sequence GTGAAGCTTGATTCCATGTACCAGGAAGTGATCCTGGACCACTACAAGCACCCCCACGGGCGTGGCCTGCGGGACGGCGACGCCGAGGTGCACCACGTCAATCCGACGTGCGGCGACGAGATCACTCTCCGGGTGAAGTACGACGGCGAGACCATCGCCGATGTGTCGTACGAGGGTCAGGGCTGCTCCATCAGCCAGGCCAGCGCCTCCGTACTGAACGATCTGCTGGTCGGCAAGGAACTGGGCGAGGCGCAGAAGATCCAGGAGACCTTCCTGGAGCTGATGCAGTCGAAGGGCCAACTGGAGCCGGACGACGCGATGGAGGAGGTGCTGGAGGACGCGGTCGCGTTCGCCGGCGTCTCCAAGTACCCCGCCCGGGTGAAGTGCGCGCTGCTGAGCTGGATGGCGTGGAAGGACGCGACGGCCAAAGCGCTGTCCGAAGGGAAGACGGCATGA
- a CDS encoding cysteine desulfurase — MTQLPGLLDTEAIRKDFPLLDRTVHDGKKVVYLDSAATSQKPRQVLDALNEYYERHNANVHRGVYTIAEEATALYEGARDKVAAFINAPSRDEVIFTKNASESLNLVANMLGWADEPYRVDHDTEIVTTEMEHHSNIVPWQLLSQRTGAKLKWFGITDDGRLDLSDIEEIITEKTKIVSFTLVSNIMGTINPVEKIIRRAQQVGALVCIDASQAAPHMVLDVQALQADFVAFTGHKMVGPTGIGVLWGRQELLEDLPPFLGGGEMIETVSMHSSTYAPAPHKFEAGTPPIAQAVGLGAAVDYLSAIGMEKISRHEHAITEYAVKRLLEVPDLRIIGPSTAEDRGATISFTLGDIHPHDVGQVLDEQGIAVRVGHHCARPVCLRYGIPATTRASFYLYSTPAEVDALVDGLEHVRNFFG; from the coding sequence GTGACACAGCTGCCGGGCCTCCTCGACACCGAGGCGATCCGCAAGGACTTCCCCCTGCTGGATCGGACGGTCCACGACGGGAAGAAGGTCGTCTACCTGGACAGCGCGGCGACCTCGCAGAAGCCGCGCCAGGTGCTCGACGCCCTCAACGAGTACTACGAGCGGCACAACGCCAACGTGCACCGCGGTGTGTACACGATCGCGGAGGAGGCCACGGCGCTGTACGAGGGCGCCCGTGACAAGGTCGCCGCGTTCATCAACGCGCCCAGCCGCGACGAGGTGATCTTCACCAAGAACGCCTCCGAGTCGCTCAACCTCGTGGCCAACATGCTCGGCTGGGCCGACGAGCCCTACCGGGTGGACCACGACACCGAGATCGTCACCACGGAGATGGAACACCACTCCAACATCGTGCCGTGGCAGCTGCTCTCGCAGCGCACCGGCGCGAAGCTGAAGTGGTTCGGCATCACCGACGACGGCCGCCTCGACCTGTCCGACATCGAGGAGATCATCACGGAGAAGACGAAGATCGTCTCCTTCACCCTGGTCTCCAACATCATGGGCACGATCAACCCGGTCGAGAAGATCATCCGCCGGGCCCAGCAGGTCGGCGCCCTGGTCTGCATCGACGCCTCGCAGGCCGCCCCGCACATGGTGCTCGACGTGCAGGCGCTGCAGGCCGACTTCGTGGCCTTCACCGGCCACAAGATGGTCGGTCCGACCGGCATCGGCGTGCTCTGGGGACGGCAGGAACTCCTGGAGGACCTGCCGCCGTTCCTGGGCGGCGGCGAGATGATCGAGACCGTGTCGATGCACTCGTCGACGTACGCCCCCGCGCCGCACAAGTTCGAGGCCGGTACGCCCCCGATCGCGCAGGCCGTCGGCCTGGGCGCGGCCGTGGACTACCTCTCGGCGATCGGCATGGAGAAGATCAGCCGGCACGAGCACGCGATCACCGAGTACGCGGTGAAGCGGCTGCTGGAGGTGCCCGACCTCCGGATCATCGGCCCGTCGACGGCCGAGGACCGGGGCGCCACGATCTCCTTCACGCTGGGTGACATCCACCCGCACGACGTGGGCCAGGTGCTCGACGAACAGGGCATCGCCGTCCGGGTCGGACACCACTGCGCACGGCCGGTCTGCCTGAGGTACGGAATTCCTGCGACCACGCGGGCGTCGTTCTATCTGTACTCCACGCCCGCCGAGGTCGACGCCCTGGTGGACGGTCTGGAGCACGTACGGAACTTTTTCGGATAA